GACGAGTCGAACGTCAGTTTCCGAGAGGACCCCGAAATCGCCGGATTCCCTCGCCGCGCGCTGGACCTTCTCCGTGGTGTCCTCGTTCGGGATGTGGATGTGCATCCCCGAACCTTCCATCGCGTCGTAGCGATAGGCGCTCTCGTCTTCGAGTTCCTCGCGGACGAGCGGGATAGTTGCAGTCTGTTCTGTCGTGTGAAAGTCGTGAATAAAAGCCGAGGAGTCGAGAACGTACATACCGTTAGCGCTGGACGACAATGTAGTCTTTCACCGCCTGGACGCGGCCGACGGGGACTAGGAAGCGGCCGGTGTCGTCGAGGTCGAAGTCGACGTTCCGGGGGGACAGTTCGTCGTCCGGTTCGATGACGAGGTCGTGGAGTTTCCCCGATTTGAGGTCCATCGTGATGTTGTAGAGCATTCCCAGTTCAGTTCCGTCCGATCCCATGACGGACTTCCCCGAGAGGTTTTCAGCGAGTATATCGCTCATGCATACCCGTATTTACTAATCGGTATTAAAAACCATGGGGTCGCTGCGAGGCGCTGTCACGTTCCCGACGCTATCGACGACTCGTGCCGGTCGCTCTCACCGTTCGTCTCCGGGTTCCGTCCGATCGTCGGTGATTCCCGGATCGGGATCCCGTCGGACGGCCAGCCAGCACCGATCGGCCGCGAGCACCCGCCGGACAGCACGGATGACGATGGGTTTAACTACCGCTCCGCCGACGCGTTAGACAAGACCTTCTCGGGTGGTCACCATGTCTGATTCGGATACACACGACCCCACATCTCTGCGAACCCCGATCGTCGCTGTCCTCGGACACGTCGATCACGGCAAGACGAGTCTCCTCGACAAGATCCGCGGTTCCGCGGTGATCGAGGGCGAAGCAGGTGCGATTACCCAGCACATCGGCGCGACGGCGGTCCCGCTGGACGTCGTCTCCTCGATCGCGGGCGAACTCGTCGATCCCGACGACTTCGACCTCCCGGGACTGCTGTTCATCGACACGCCGGGACACCACTCCTTTACGACGCTTCGCTCCCGCGGGGGCGCGCTCGCGGACATCGCGATCCTCGTCGTCGACGTCAACGACGGGTTCCAGCCCCAGACGCTCGAGGCGCTCGACATCCTCCGACGGTCGGAGACGCCGTTTATCGTCGCGGCGAACAAGATCGACACCGTTCCGGGGTGGAACGAAAACGAGAACTCCCCGATCAACGACACGTACGAGTCCCAGTCCGATCGGGTCACGTCGCGACTCGACGAGAAACTCTACGAGATCATCGGCAACCTTTCCGACGAGGGATTCTCGGCCGACCTGTACTGGCGCGTCCAGAACTTCCAGCGCAACGTCGGCGTCGTTCCCGTCTCGGCGATGACCGGCGAGGGCGTCCCCGACCTGCTGGCCGTGATGATGGGGCTCTCCCAGCGCTACATGAAAGAGGAGATGGAGATCGACGTCGCCGGCCCCGGCGTCGGCACCGTCCTCGAGGTCAAAGAGGAGAAGGGCTTCGGGAAGACGATCGACATCGTCCTCTACGACGGGACGATCCGGGCCGACGACACGATCGTCGTCGGCGGCCAGAACGATCCGATCGTCACCGAGGTCCGGGCCCTGCTCCAGCCCCGGCCGCTCGCGGAGATCCGGACCGAGAGTCGGTTCGAGAAAGTCGACGAGGTCTCGGCGGCCGCCGGGATCAAGGTCGCCGCGCCGGAACTCGGCGACGCGATGGCCGGCGCACCCGTCCGCGTCGTCCGCGATCGCGACCTCGACGACGTCATCGACGAGGTCGAGGCCGAACTCGCGGACATCGCGGTCGACACCGAAGAGCAGGGCGTCGTCGTCAAGGCCGACACGCTCGGCAGTCTGGAGGCGATGGCCGACGCCCTGGAGGACGCGGAGGTCCCGATCGTCCGCGCCGAAGTGGGCGACGTCGCACCCCGTGACGTCTCCGTGGCCTCGACGGCGGAGGATCCGAAACAGCAGGTCATTCTCGGGTTCAACGTCGACGTGCTGTCCGACGCCGATCGGCGCGCCGGGGTCGACGACGTGACGATCTTCACGGACGAGGTCATCTACCAGTTGATCGAGGAGTACGAGGAGTACGTCGAGGAGATCGAACGCGCCCAGCAGGACACCATCCTCGAGAACATCGTCCGGCCCGCCCGGTTCCGGATCCTGCCGGATCACACCTTCCGCCAGAACGACCCCGCGGTCGTCGGCGTCGAGGTGAACTCGGGGACCGTCCAGAACAACACGAACGTCGTGAAATTCGAGGGCAACGAACCCGAACGCGTCGGCCAGATCAAGGGCATCCAGGAACAGGGCGAGGACGTCGACGAGGCCCGCGCCGGCAACCGCGTCTCGGTCGCGATCGACGGCCCCACCGTCGGCCGCCAGATCGAGGAGGACGACGAACTCTGGACCGAGATCCCCGAGAAACACGCGAAGATCCTCGAACAGGAACTCGCGAGCGAGATCCCCGGCGACGAACTCGAGGCGCTGAACATGTACCTCGACAAACAGCGGAGTCGCGACCCGTTCTGGGGCAAGTGACCGATCGGTCGTCGATCGCACCGTCGCAGTAGCGTTTCTCATCGCCGCGCGTCGAATCGCCCGGGACGATGCTTCTTTCATACGGACTGCTGTAGTCAAGTACCGCCGATCGCCGACCCGTTCTGGTGATCGGCGGTACATAGTTACAGCAATCCGTATCAGTCGGCCGTCTCGACGGCCCGCGAGCCGTGGGTCTCCGCACGGCTCCGAACCCGGTCGATCGCCTCCCGGACCGAGTCGGGATCGTCGATCGCCGATCGATCGCAGCGGAGATTCAGCCAGCGACGCTCGAGGACGAGTTCCGCGTCGGTCAGCCGAACATCCTCGACGTCCGCCCACGGGACGAATTTCTTCGCGTGGGCCCGATCGATCACGAGTCCGGCCTCGTGGGCGCGGATCTCCGGCGGGTTCCACCGATCGCTCGGATCGAAACTGTTCCACGTTCCGCCCCAGTTGAACCGGATCGAGAGGAGCATGACGAGGCCGTACATCGACCAGACGAGTCCTCGCGCGTTCCCGTACCACGCGCCGAGAACGCCGGCGAGGATCAGCAGTGTCGTGAACGCGGTAACGACGGATTCGCCGGACCCGAACCCGACCCGGTGGTACGACCAGGTCGCCGCCGGTTCGTCGGCGGCGACCGCGGTGACGTACCGGTTCCGGGCCATCCGATCGACGCCGTAGGCGGCGACGCCGGTCAGGAGGACCAGCACGATCGCGACGACGGCGAAGCGCTCGGTGACGACGGACGGTGCGAAACCGTAGCCGAGCAACGTCCCGGCGAACGCCGCCGGCGGGACGTAACAGGCGAGGCGACGCCAGCGGCTCCCCCCGATCCGTTCGGGGAGGCCGTGGGCCCGGCTGGCGACGATGTGGCCGACGATCGCCACGGCGGTGACCGTACTCGGGAGGACGCCCAGAAGCGTCGCGGTCGTCGCACCGGCGACCAGGCCAGCGATCGCCACGATCCCGGTGACGACGAGGCCGAGGTAGAACCCGAAGCCGGCCTGGAAGCCGACGTCTGGTTCGCCGACCGCGACGGAAGCGGATCGGTCGTGAGTTGCCACGCTGTTCTCGACTTCGATGCTGGCGTATAAAATAACCCCGGTCCTGTTACTCGATTGTTACTCGATCGGCCGGGACTGCACAGCCGTTCGTTCGGGTCGTGCGGCCGATAGAGTCGGACGAGCACGCACCTGCCCCGTCCAGAATTAACCGCCTGCTCGTGGTAGCCCCGCCCATGCTCGTACAGTTCCGGCAGTACAAACACGAGGAGGTCCAGTTCGACGACAACCGGACGACCGGCGAGTCCCAGACCGAAGACACAGTGAACCCGGAGTCCGAGGAGTACTTCGACAAAGACTTCGACGAGTTCGACGTCGAGACGTGGGAGACCGTCGAGTACGAGGGCGACCCGGTCCAGCGCCGCTCCGTCACGATCGACGGGGTCACCGCCGTCTCCGTTCCGAAGGAGTCGATCGCGGAGGGAGACTCGGATCTTCCCGGACGGACGATCCAGATCCGGATGGAGGGCGGTATCGAGGAGTTCGATCGGGCCGCGATCGTCGAGGTGCAGGACGAGAATCCCGGGTAGCCGGCGGGCGAATCGATCGCCGGAACGGCGACGCCGCACGTCGGCTCGAACCTGTCACAGGCGAGAATGACAGCGTTTCCCGGTGGCGATCCGGTCCCGAAATCGTTTTCAACTCGTCACTCGGACAGTCGGTATGCCGACGGAATCGGACACTCATTATGACCCCTCACTGGGGAACAAGTTCATCTTCGTCACCGGCGGCGTGATGTCCGGACTCGGGAAGGGGATCACGGCCGCGAGCACCGGCCGTCTGCTCAAGAACGCCGGGTTCGACGTCACCGCCGTCAAGATCGACCCGTACCTGAACGTAGATGCGGGGACGATGAACCCCTACCAGCACGGGGAAGTCTACGTCCTTGAGGACGGGGGCGAGGTCGACCTCGACCTGGGGAACTACGAGCGGTTCCTCGACGTCGACATGACCTCGGATCACAATATCACCACCGGGAAGACCTACCAGCACGTCATCGAGAAGGAACGTGCCGGCGACTACCTGGGGAAGACGGTCCAGATCATCCCGCACATCACCGACGACATCAAGCGCCGCATCCGCGAGGCCGCCGAGGGGACCGACGTCTGTATCGTCGAGGTCGGCGGCACCGTGGGCGACATCGAGGGGATGCCCTACCTCGAGGCCCTGCGCCAGTTCGCCCACGAGGAACCCGAGGAGAACGTCCTGTTCGTCCACGTCACGCTCGTTCCCTACTCGAAGAACGGCGAACAGAAGACCAAACCCACCCAGCACAGCGTCAAGGAGGTCCGATCGATCGGCCTCCAGCCCGACGTGATAGTCGGCCGCTGCGAGGACCGACTCGATCCAGAGACGAAGGAGAAGATCGCACTGTTCTGTGACATTCCTACCGAAGCGGTCTTCTCGAACCCTGACGTCGAGGACGTCTATCACGTCCCGCTGATGGTCGAGGACGAGGGACTCGACCAGTACGTCCTCGAACGGTTCGGACTCGCAGACGAGGCACTCCCCGGTGGCGAGCGGACGAACGACTGGCGCGAAATCGTCACGACCGAAAAGAACGGGTCGGTCGACGTCGCGCTGGTCGGCAAGTACGACCTGGAGGACGCCTACATGTCGATCCACGAGTCGCTGAAACACGCCGGCTTCGAGTGCGGGGTCGACGTGAACACCCACTGGGTCTCCGCCGGCGAGATGGCCGAGGGCCACGACGGCCAGCTCGACGACGTCGACGGCGTCATCGTCCCCGGCGGCTTCGGGATGCGCGGCTCGGAGGGCAAGATCGAGGCTGTCCGCTACGCCCGCGAGAACGACGTGCCCTTCCTCGGACTCTGTCTCGGCTTCCAGATGGCCGTCGTCGAGTACGCCCGGAACGTACTGGGACTCGAAGACGCCCACTCGGCGGAGATGGACGAGGAGACGCCCCACCCGGTCATCGATATCCTGCCGGAACAGTACGAGGTCGAGGACATGGGCGGCACGATGCGGCTGGGCGAGCACACGACCGTGATCGAGCCGGAGACGCTCGCGTACGACCTCTACGGCGACACGTCCTGCTCGGAGCGCCACCGCCACCGCTACGAGGTCAACCCCGAGTACTTCGATCAGTTCAAGGAGGTACCGCTCGTCTTCTCCGGTACCGCCGGCAACCGGATGGAGATCCTCGAACTCGAAACCCACCCGTACTTCCT
This region of Halosolutus amylolyticus genomic DNA includes:
- a CDS encoding NOB1 family endonuclease — encoded protein: MYVLDSSAFIHDFHTTEQTATIPLVREELEDESAYRYDAMEGSGMHIHIPNEDTTEKVQRAARESGDFGVLSETDVRLVAASFELDGTLVTDDYAMQNVAEKLNVDVQVIAREGIDEQRQWRYQCQGCGREFDEEKDRCPICGSQLARKNPS
- a CDS encoding PRC-barrel domain-containing protein, whose protein sequence is MSDILAENLSGKSVMGSDGTELGMLYNITMDLKSGKLHDLVIEPDDELSPRNVDFDLDDTGRFLVPVGRVQAVKDYIVVQR
- the infB gene encoding translation initiation factor IF-2 encodes the protein MSDSDTHDPTSLRTPIVAVLGHVDHGKTSLLDKIRGSAVIEGEAGAITQHIGATAVPLDVVSSIAGELVDPDDFDLPGLLFIDTPGHHSFTTLRSRGGALADIAILVVDVNDGFQPQTLEALDILRRSETPFIVAANKIDTVPGWNENENSPINDTYESQSDRVTSRLDEKLYEIIGNLSDEGFSADLYWRVQNFQRNVGVVPVSAMTGEGVPDLLAVMMGLSQRYMKEEMEIDVAGPGVGTVLEVKEEKGFGKTIDIVLYDGTIRADDTIVVGGQNDPIVTEVRALLQPRPLAEIRTESRFEKVDEVSAAAGIKVAAPELGDAMAGAPVRVVRDRDLDDVIDEVEAELADIAVDTEEQGVVVKADTLGSLEAMADALEDAEVPIVRAEVGDVAPRDVSVASTAEDPKQQVILGFNVDVLSDADRRAGVDDVTIFTDEVIYQLIEEYEEYVEEIERAQQDTILENIVRPARFRILPDHTFRQNDPAVVGVEVNSGTVQNNTNVVKFEGNEPERVGQIKGIQEQGEDVDEARAGNRVSVAIDGPTVGRQIEEDDELWTEIPEKHAKILEQELASEIPGDELEALNMYLDKQRSRDPFWGK
- a CDS encoding PH domain-containing protein gives rise to the protein MATHDRSASVAVGEPDVGFQAGFGFYLGLVVTGIVAIAGLVAGATTATLLGVLPSTVTAVAIVGHIVASRAHGLPERIGGSRWRRLACYVPPAAFAGTLLGYGFAPSVVTERFAVVAIVLVLLTGVAAYGVDRMARNRYVTAVAADEPAATWSYHRVGFGSGESVVTAFTTLLILAGVLGAWYGNARGLVWSMYGLVMLLSIRFNWGGTWNSFDPSDRWNPPEIRAHEAGLVIDRAHAKKFVPWADVEDVRLTDAELVLERRWLNLRCDRSAIDDPDSVREAIDRVRSRAETHGSRAVETAD
- the pyrG gene encoding glutamine hydrolyzing CTP synthase, producing the protein MPTESDTHYDPSLGNKFIFVTGGVMSGLGKGITAASTGRLLKNAGFDVTAVKIDPYLNVDAGTMNPYQHGEVYVLEDGGEVDLDLGNYERFLDVDMTSDHNITTGKTYQHVIEKERAGDYLGKTVQIIPHITDDIKRRIREAAEGTDVCIVEVGGTVGDIEGMPYLEALRQFAHEEPEENVLFVHVTLVPYSKNGEQKTKPTQHSVKEVRSIGLQPDVIVGRCEDRLDPETKEKIALFCDIPTEAVFSNPDVEDVYHVPLMVEDEGLDQYVLERFGLADEALPGGERTNDWREIVTTEKNGSVDVALVGKYDLEDAYMSIHESLKHAGFECGVDVNTHWVSAGEMAEGHDGQLDDVDGVIVPGGFGMRGSEGKIEAVRYARENDVPFLGLCLGFQMAVVEYARNVLGLEDAHSAEMDEETPHPVIDILPEQYEVEDMGGTMRLGEHTTVIEPETLAYDLYGDTSCSERHRHRYEVNPEYFDQFKEVPLVFSGTAGNRMEILELETHPYFLGTQFHPEYTSRPGQPSPPFLGLVEAVLEQTDESAADADTDAETEVTH